The Denticeps clupeoides chromosome 10, fDenClu1.1, whole genome shotgun sequence DNA window TTTTGCCGTTATGTCGTTTTGGTTAAATTATTAGTGTGATGTAACATATGTAAATACATGATTTCGCGCACAACTCACCCATCCTGAACTTCTTGGCACGTCGGTCTTCCTCCACCTCCGTCCCTCCGTCGTCCAGACTGTTCGTGAAACATGAGAAATTCATAGTAAACCAGCGGTACCGACCtctttttcctcattttcaACAGTTACGagcagtttgtaaaaaaaaaaagtgacgcGCACCAGTCCGCGGTCCGTTTCCTCCGGAGGACGCGGTCCCGCTGGACGTCGCCGGCCGGCGCCCCGTTACGGAGGTTGGCGATGCCGCTGCCGATCCACTCGTATAGTTTGTTGAACATGTTCGGCCGCTGGGGACTCAGGCGCGCTCGGGGGTCGCCTGCCGCGGCGGACGGTCGCTGGACGGACTCCCTCCCGTCCTTCGCATGCTAACCGGGCTGCACGGCGGCGTTTAGCTTTGTTAGCTGTAGCGCGTCGCTGGAAACGAGCTAGCCGCCCCTGGCTAACGAGGCTAACGGCGGCTGCGCTCGGCCGTCGGTCCGCGCTACTGCATGTCCCGGCGCGGCCCCCGACCGCCGCCGCCCGGTCGCCGGACCGCCGAGTGGAAATTGCGCGTCGGTGGAGGGTGGAAGTTAACTTGCGGCGCGGACAACCTCTCCCGCTTCTTCCTCATTTAAAACCACAACATGGCCGAAGGGCACACGCCAGGGCGGATCTTTGGGATTGGCCGAGCGGGGAGCGAGGGAGGCGTGGCTCGCAGTGTTCTCGACGGCCATTGGACGAAATCAGCACGCTGCGTCGACCGTGACGTCATGACGCAGCGCCTGGATAATCTGAGAGGGAATGCGTCAGTCGTCGGACCCGGCCGCCAAAAAACTCAGTAAAAAATGCGCTCAGCTCTCGACCACGCTTCTCCTGTATGTTGATATTTCAAGACTGCGTGTGTTTGTAGCACCACGGCACCTGTCTTCTTGCCGAGTTCTGTTGTTGTCGACAGTGTTTCGGCCTGCGTACATAAACgactttatatttaatatatcttCTTATTTTGTACTGATCACAATTCGGAGGACCAGACTAGAAACCACGTGCTGAAGTTTAAATCTCATACAAGTCAGCGTTCTTCTGCATTTCAAGGCCTTGCAAAATACTTTTCTGACCTACAGCACCAATAGAAAGTCTTCTCACACTCATTTACAAATGTATGTCATCGAAAATCTTTATTAAGGGGTACACACGATTATGCTGAAGCTGTCTGTCTGACTTCCAGTGGCCGTGTGGATATGTACTCGTAACACATGATAATATCGTGCATAATACACCCTGTATCATATAATATTTTTGAAGAAGTGTGCTCAATTGATTGTGATCATTCAGTTTCTAAGGCTTTGAAGATTCAAATGTTCTACTAATGCAAATAATCATAATTtcaaccataaaaaaaagagtattTACATTCTTACCATACCAACACATATGactgtgttttattgttatatttatttcaaactTCATGTTCATATGACCAAAAGTATGTATAATTTTAAGATCAGCCTATCACAGTCAGTTATATGGCCAAATGTACAGTCATCTTTAATTCATGTTAATACAATGattggtatttttatttttattcatgaatttattATAAGCattataatacataaaataaaaataaataagcacaAATAGTACAATGTgtaattttattgttgttaCCATTCCACTGCAACCTCACATATTCTAATATTCTGAACGCAGCGACATTACAGTGGAGCACAGCTTTCTCAGAAGGTAAAGTGTGTGTCCGTGTCACCTTTGCACAGGTCACTACAGAGCGTGAGGGACAAGACAGGAGACTACAGCTACGTCTGCCATGACATGCAGTGCACTTCTAGTCCGTGAGCAGAAGCTGTGCTTTACAGATACAGATCTGCGTTATTCTGACCTTCAGATGATGGGAACaggacttctttctttaaggtagatacgtttcattctgcatccacagaacttggCCTGACAAAGTTGCCACgattcaactttcagacaatttcacctggacgactgagaatcttcacagacacgATGGGAACAGTGCAATAGCTGGAGGCCTCAATCCCGCCGTGTTCCAAAGAGCTggaggaagaaggagaagatgTAGACAATGTCCAGGTAGATGCTGAGGGTTGCAAAGATGTACTCCTCTGGGCTGATGGTGTAGCGCTTGTTGCCCATCAGCAGCTGAGTGTCGAATGCCAGGAACTACGGgcagaaaagacaaaaacaatgaGAGAAATGTTGAGGATCTTGAATTAACTTGGAATCCATGGAACACCTACCATGGTAAAGACGATGGCTCCCAAAGCTGCATATACAGCATGCAACCAGGGAACCTGCCAGGAACATAGAGAATGTGCTAAAATGATCCCATTCCATCCATAGCTTCATGAACACAACACACTTACATATCCCAAGGGCAGAACAAAAGCCAGAACGAGTCCGGAGACGAGCATCACGATGCAGAAGATGAGCAGGACGCCTTGGCATGAGGTCACATCGACCTACAGAGAGGGTGGAACAGATCTGGGATCAGAATATAACACCACTGCTTTATTTGAGTAAACGATTCTCCCACCTTCGTCTGGAAGCTGGAGATGGTAACGGAGAAGCAGACGAGCACAGTAATGCCCAGACACAGCATCACAGACCTGGTGTTGTAGAAACTGAAGAGCCGAGAAAACCATACCACACGTGCCATATATacaatgcatgcatgcattacagaaatgtaaataagaaGTTCAAATATAAGTAACGTTTATGGACTGCATAACTAGACTAGAATACAGAAAACCTGAGATCTTGCTGCTTCTCTTCTACTCCTGCAGTATCGTTTGTAGGACCTCCAATGGACCAAAGTGTCCTCCTCCCTGACATGGACTGTTGCAACTTCGCAAAAGGGTCAATTTGGCCCAGGGCTATCTGGttagcattctttttttttttttatcagaagtGAGCATGCATGAAAACCAGGAGAGTAAAGAGAGTTTAGCAAGAAAACCGGATACCTGGACAACATCCCCGTCACATAGGAGAGGGAGAGGGTCTGGAAAAGGGAAAGATGAAGCTTTCATAATGTACGCAGAGATGAAAATGAACTCCTCTCTGGAAAACGCAGCTACTCACGAAGACAGCCAACAGGATCAGATTCCAGGGAAACTGCCTCCTGAGACAGCAAACAGAAGAGAAGAATCGTGGTCGGTGATCTCCAAACCACATGAAATGTCTCCAGGAAATCTCTCAAACCCACCTTGGTCCAGCACAGCAGGACAGGGTCAGGTATGTGCTGAAGAAGACAGCACTGTAGAGAAGGAGCGTGGTTAGTGTGAAATGAAACATCTCCGCCTGTCTGTCCATCTAAAATAATCAACAGCGTGTGACTGAAGGACTTACTAAGAAGCCCAGTACCATCCAGGGTTGGACTGAACGTAGTCCTTCACCGGGTCACTGAAGACACAAAACTGTGGTTTAGGTTCATCAGTTCATCTCATTCTTCCCGTGAGGACGTTTTGATCCTGCACTTGTTGTGGAGGACGTTGAGTGTGAGTGGGCCTTCACCGCTTTACTGAGCGTGGATGTGCTTGGTGACTCTGATCGCCAGTTGGAAAATGCCCATAAACGatcttatctttttttattagcaaTGAACTCCCTCGAAACGGCAACAGTTGTGCATTTTGTCAAGGGCGTCCCAAGTCCTCCCCAAGATTTAGGCCTTGCTGGGCCTCTTGGGAACGTACCAGAAGGTGAAGAGGGCCACAATGGCCAGAGTCACCAGGAGCTGGACCATCAGGATGGAGTACACCTGCGGAACCACAGCTCATCAGGAGGAGGGCTACGCCAGCCGCTGAAACGCTCCAGGAACGGACGGTACCTTGCGGACGAACATCCGCCTGATGTTCAGGTCGTCCCAGCCGAGTCCGGTGATGGTCTCGCCATCGCCGCCGTATGAGCCACTGCAACAGGGGCTTCCAGCTGCCCAGAACAAAGAGCGGAGAACGTTTATCCACATAAATTCAAGTTTCCATTCATCTCCTTCACTAGACACAAGCTGGTGGTTCTCCTACCTGCTGTTGCCTCCTCGTAGCAGGGCGGAGCCGGGGGCGGAGCCAGGGGCGGAGCCTCTGTGCCGCTGGAGCCACCGCTCGACTTGTTTGCCACAGAAAGCTGTGAACGCGTGAAAAGAGAGCTCTCATCTCCACGTAGCCATTTACTGGCACGGTGGCATCTACGTCGCACCCCCAGAATCTCACTCgagggtcatgtgaccataCTGGGTGGACCCCACCGACCACTTTTAATATTACAGGGTTACGTCTGGTAGAAACATATTAAACGTGTGTTATGCGGAAGGATAAACTCCCCAGATCTCTGTAATAATCGTTCAGCTTTGAATATGAAATATCCGCGCCGCAGTTTAACCTTGAGCAGGGAgtcgcgcacacacagacacacacacacacacacacacacacacacacacacacacacacacacacacacacacacagttcagtcCAGCGTACAGCCACGCGTCCCCAGCACAGGACGTGGAGGTTCACCGCAGGCGTGACGTAACGGGCCAGGGGCTTAAAAGGCATTATGAACCCTCTCCAGGCCCTTCGGGGGGGGCTTCTGGGGTCTCACCTTGCCCTGGGTCATGGTTGcggcctccctctcctcttGCTGCTGCTCTCGTCTGCGGGTCCGCGGCCCAGAGACCCGTCCCTCACCCCAGACGGCACGTTCTGGCAACGTCCAGGTGCCAACGGAGGCCTGGACCGTACCATTCCGGCCATGAACAGAGGGGCCGGGAggcttttcattatttatttccagCCACGCGGGCTTCTGGGGCGTTCGGTCGAGCGATCTGGAATAACCGCGCTGCTCTGCAAAGCGGGCGGGGAGGGGAGAGTGCCTTCAAACGGGtccacaaaaaacacattctgtttGTCAGTGTATTCAATAATGCAGCTACAAATTTGTACCATACCATAAcgtacttaaaataaaaaaaagaaaataagtgattgtcattgtgatacacagcagcacagcacagcacacgatgcacacagtgaaattcgtcctctgcatttaaccatcaccctgagtgagcagtgggcaccatgacaggcgcccggggagcagtgtgtggggacggtgcttttgctcagtggcacctcagtggcaccttggcggatcgggattcgaaccggcaaccttctgattacggggccgcttccttaactgctaggacaccactgcctcAAATATACATCTTCATAAATATATGAATCACTTTAAAtgcttaattaataaataaataaataaataaataaataaatcaaatcaaatgtatttattgataCACACTAAAACAGGCCAGCAATTAGACGGATTTTGATCAAAATTCATACCAAAAGTCAGTTCCCAAGCGAGCGGGACCCGAGTTCACTGCAGGAAATGGACAgaattcatttaaaagaaagaatGGATCTTTAATGTTGGAATGGTCATCAGACATGTAAATTTGTACAAATCTCGTTTCGTCTACGATGTCCATCGTGCTACGgtaactcctcctcctcctcctcttcttcatcatcagaTCTCCCCCTCCCCACGGGTCCCCTCCAGGCGAAGGTCCACGTCGTTCCTGCCCAGAGTGAAGAGGCTGACGACGGCCAGCAGCGCGGCCAGCATCATCCCGGCACAGCCGGCAAACATGTGCCTGGTCCCGCCCCCGGCCTCGCCCCCGCCGGTCCCCGACACCTCGCCGTGCAGCGCCAGGAGCCCCATGCAGGCCAGCAGGTGCAGCGGCAGCCGGAACCACGCCAGCACGCCGGCCCTCCTCTCCACCGGGATCACGCGGCCCTGCAGGAAGCTGACGGCGGGGAAGTAGAGGCCGCAcgccagctccagcagcaggaaCGCCAGCAGGGACTCGCGGGGGCGCGGCTGCCCCGGCGCGGTGGAGAAGGTGAgcatgaagaaggagaagaaggccAGCAGGACGGCCAGGCACAGCAGGTGGCCCGGCTGCAGGCGGTAGGGGGCGGACGTGGCCAGCCGGAAGAGCGTGGACCCCGCCAGGCTGGCGGCCATCAGGCAGGAGAAGACGATGCCCAGCGGCGGGCCGTGCGGGTCCAGCACCGGCGTCCACAGGAAGACGAAGATGTAGAGGACGCTCTCGAACAGCGCCTGCACCccgcccagcagcagcacccgCCGGTCCGACAGCAGGCAGCGGAGGCCGTCCAGACAGGCCCGCCAGAAGCGGGGCCGCGCCGGCGGCGAGGGGCGGGGCAGGGACGGCCCCTCGCcgccctccagctcctcctccctGCCCCAGTCCGTCAGCACCACCCAGCCGCAGGCCGCGAGGGCGGGGACGGCCAGCAGGAAGGGGGCCACCGGGCCCAGCCCCAGCCACTCGGCGCACAGGTTCGCCGCCAGGCCGGCGCCCACCGCcagggcgtggttccaggcggCGGCCTTGCTGAAGGTGCCGGGGATCCACTCCTTGGGGAAATCGTGGACGTCCGCGTGGCGGTGGACGTACCAAGCCTCGAAGGCGGAGGTCAGCAGGGAGGTGGACAGTCCGCCCAGGACGCGGCCCAGGACGAGGACCAAGTAGTCCCGGGACAGCTTGGTGACGCAGCAGGCCGAATAGGACAGGCAGAAGATCAGGCAGGTGCGCCGGCGGCCCAGGACCTGCGGCAGCCAGCCGGCCACCGGGGCGAAGAGCACGCAGGAGGCGAGGCCGCACACGTACAGGATGGCGATCTGGGACTCCAGGAAGCTGTAATGGCGGTACAGCTTGTAGAGGTACGGCCCCTGCAGCCAGTCGGCCCACAGGGCCAGGAGGTAGCCCCGCAGGAAGACGCGCTGGAAGCGGCAGAACGCCGGGTTGGCCACGGCCGGCGGGGCGGCCTGCGGCGATGGCGCGCGGCGCGACGCCACCTCCAGGCCGACGCAGAGGGCCCCCAGCGCCACGAAGGTCAGGTAGACGGTGACGATCATGGCCACACTCGGCGTCCTTCTCACTGCCACAATCCTCACGTCGTGCGTTCCATTGTGGGCTGCGGGAGCATCAGACACGATCAcatgatctcacacacactacacagctttactttacttgcaGATGCtttcatccatttacatttacgccgtttaccagacgtcctgatccagagcgacttacagtcagtagttacagggacagtccccccctggagacactcagggttaagtgtcctgctcagggacacgatggtagtaagtgggatttgattcATAGGcaagggtgttacccactaggctactacatccaaagcgacttacaaggcgAAGACGGAGAATAAGACACGGAGCATTACATGAATACTAATTAAAAATCATTCACGACATCCAGAAATAAACATTTACCAATACCAAATGGTGGTaatggtaggtggtagtagcctagtaggtaacacactcgcctatgaaccagaagacccaggttcaaaccccacttactaccatcgtgtccctgagcaagacacttaaccctgagtgtctccagggggggactgtccctgtaactactgactgtaagtcgtcctggataagggcgtctggtaaacgctgtaaatgtaaatactgaagCGTTAAGGACATTAAAAGGAAAACTCTACCTGTATGGATGGCTGTGACGACATGAATAATGAAATTTATAGTTTTGTTAATTAAACGTTAGCCGGCGCCACGCTCcgggcacaaaaaaaacccgCAGCAGAGGCGACACGTTTAACGacgccaaaaacaaaaacaaaaaaagaagcaggACTTCCGGGACGCGGCTGCGGGGTCACGTGACGACGTCAAACGCGTACGCGAATGACGTAGGACGTCGGAGCGCGTCGCTACACGTCACGTTTCGGGGTTCATTGCCGTGTACGGTTTTACTTTATACACAAATATCGAGTTAAACGACCCAATAAACACGTACAATATCTGTGCGCCTGTTTGTTTTTGCGCGGTTGTGCGTGTGTCTAtaaatttacacatttacatgcacGCGTTTCACATAAAGTAGTTCCGAGTGCGTTTTGGTGAAATATCTGACCAAATGAATTCGGTGTGGACATGCGCACACGACGAGACCTCGTTGTAATATTTACATGTGCACCGCTCCTTTTTAGCCGCCGGGTGGCGTCCCGCTGCCGGTCAAACGCGCCAGCAGGAGTCACGTGTCGCGAACGGACCCTCCGATTGGTTGCCAGCTTGCAAACGTGGAGTGATAGAATAACAATAATTTTAATTCCATTTGACCACGTTACTTGTCgaactgtttttgtatttacatCAAATCGACATAAATAAGGTATTTACCAATAATGAAAACTTTCAAATTAATTTCCACTGGCATTGATGCAGAGCAGCTGGGCTTGGAACACCTGCACCACGTTATTTTACTGAAATATCTCTAAAGAGGACAGTGGCGGAACAAaccctgtccccacacactggtccccggacAGTCATGGTGACATGCAGAGAGCACGCACCGCGTGTCCAGCTGCTTATTACTGTCCCTTTAAACTTGTTCTCATGAACAAGACGGCGTCCACACCACGTCGATGCACGGCGGAGCATCAAGACGGAGAGCCACAGGGCGGTTTTACATCCTTCCTGTCACCTTTTATAGGTTAATGGGTCAGTGCCGCGGGGCCTGCGGCGACGCGTCGATGACGTCGACTATTCGGTTCTAAAAAAATCCGTCGACGTCAAATCCGGCACTTCTCCGTCTGTGTCGGTGTTTGATTTCTGCtggtactttactttactttgcagacgcttttatccaaagcgacttacggGAGGTACGTAGTACCTGCTGGTACATAGTGGCTAAACACTGTTGAGCTAACGCTAGTTAGAAATAACATATACTGCTGCCATTATTGGAAACAGAACGCCGATAAAACTCAGGAATGTCCATAGTGTGAACTGCACTGCGTTTAGCTTTgcactgcatttaaaaatatatatattttatagaagAGATTTATTCTCGGCCTATAAAACCGCGTGCTGTTCCTATTTTATTTAGTCTTGAACACGCTGCAACTCCATACTGTGAACTccgctgtgttttttttttttttttcccgaaaCCTTTAAACTTGAGTTGAGTAAAAGAGTTTTGTATAACACTGCTGTTACTTTGGATACTTTTGTATAATAAAGTTATCTATTAAATCTTTAGGGGCAATTacgattttatgttttttttagttagaTAAATAATCTAATTAGTCATCAGAATAGTCGACTATTCAATAAAATAATCGAcagaataatcattttaaaaaaacaatctcTCGTGTAAAGCCCCACGTGAGATGCAAAGAAGAGTCCGAGAGCGTTGCGTAGAATCTCATCTTTATATCGTTTCTATTGAAGTAGacaatttacaaaatgtacaacagGACATCATCATATAACAATAGTCAGACAGCTATGGTTTCACCCTCGACCCTCTCCCTCACCAACGGCTCTGCCGGGCATTTTAGGGGAAAGGGATAGCATGTGCTGGTGTTGTAAGAACTACAGGGCACCCTCAGCAGGCAGGGTACGGCGTCGTCCATCGGCCACCATGCCACGATCTTCTTCCGGAAGCGTCAAGTACGGTTTATTGCTTTTTGCTTAACCTAACAGAATATTATACCATAATCCTCATTTACAGAGAGTGTACATGCATGCTGCTGGTTTTCCTGAATCCGGCATATGAGAGTAAAAGCCGTAGcgagaggaacaaaaaaaacctattCAGTATACGAAGGAGGAATAAACACCGTGGACGGGTTGAATATGAGGAGGACCACGATGGCTGTGCCGTCTAACGCGAAAGATGTGGAGGTGcaaggaggtttttttttccttccctccctcGGAAACATGCAGGCATGTGCAGGACCGGCCGCTGCGCTGCGGTTCTGCGGCTCGGCCGCAGCGTCGAGGGCCGAGGAATGCGCCGGTCCGAGGACGGGACCGCCGTGTGCTCCCGAGGGTAAGACGGTGAGCGTCCGGACCTGGACGTCCACGTGCGGCAGCGCCCCTCACGGGTCGACGCGGAACGCCAGCAGCTTGTCGGCGTGCAGGCTGTTGAGAGCGCGGAGGTCCGGCAGGCGCAGCAGCAGCTCGGCGAAGGCGGAGCTGTCGGCGGGCCGCCGGCGGGTCACCAGGGAGCGCAGGGCCCGGACCAGGccctcctgcagctgctccagcgCCCTGGCGTCCGAgacgccgccgccaccgcggtCTGCGAGGAGAGGGCGCGGGTTTCGGTAAAAGGGTTCGTTTTCGCCGGTGCTGCGCCGGTCATTCTCGCCCACTCACCTGCCGAGACCAGCACCACGGCCATGAAGAGCGCCATTTCGTCCGCCTGGAGGCCGAGGGAGCCCAGCTTCTCGCCGAAGTCGAACATGGCGTCCAGCAGGGAGCCCATGCCCAGCGCCCGCAGGGCGGCCAGCGGGTACGTCTGGCCGTTCAGGAAGGTCACGCTGCGGTCCTCAGCGTGGAACAGCGAGCAGAACCGGACCATCAGCACCTGAGGAAGAGTGTGAAGTGTGAGCGGTGGCCGTCCGAAGGCGGGATGGGGCGGTGCCGAGGCGGGACGGGGCGGTCCTCCGTACCTGGAAGGTGCCCGCCttcagcagcaggacctggtCATGCTGGCGGAGGTCCTGGAAGCCCGGGATGCCCTTGGCAAACTCCACCACTTCGCGGACCGCCGGCGTGAAGCACTGCGAGAAGGACTCCCAGACCTCCTGGCTGGAGCGGCCCGGCGCCGACACGGGACACGCGTTCAGAGGGCACGCCTGGCGGGGGGACAGAACCGGGGCTCGTCAATCCACCAAGAGCAAAAGAAGGACGagggcgcggcgcggcgccatGACACTCACCAGCACTTTGGAGCCGGCGGCCGGCTTCCACGGGCACGAGGTGACACTTCGCCCCTGGGACTCTCCTGCGGAGAAGCTGTGGTAATTTACCCGCGGGGGCGGGCCTACGCTAGACTGGTTCTGATTGGCCGGAGCAGGGTAGTGGCAGCAGGCGTTCGGGGCGGGGCAACCCACATACAGGGGGGCGTGGCTGGCGCGGGTGAAGTTGGCGTTCTGAGGCGGGTGGTTCTGGTAGGCGGGTCGGAGGTCGCCTCGCTTGCTGAGCCTGTCCTGGCCGCCGACGAAGGTGTCCTGGTAGGCTCGCGAGATGGCCCCGATGGCCTCTTTCGATTGGCCCTCGTCGGGGCTCGGCGGCACCTCGCGCTGCGGGGCGGAGTCGGCGTCCAGGCAGCCCGATTCGTTCAGGCTGCTCATGTAGCTCCGCATCTCGTCCAGCAGCCGCTGCTTCTCTCGCTTCGGAATTCGGCCAAAGCGCACGGCTGAGGGACAAAAACCAGGTCAACGTGTCAAACGCGTTTACTcgcaattaataacaaaaaatctggaaaaaggCGGTAAAGCCTTCAATGTACAATGTGTTCTGACGTACGGTACTGTGGAACAGTCCATTTTATTAACGTTACTTGTAGATCATTCATTAGCTTACAGAGTTCAGATCTTCTACCACCAACATTATCACCGGTTACTGTCATAAAACCCTTTAATCTGCACAGTGCGGTACGTTTTAGTTCATTTCTTGGCCGGTAGGAAGATTTTGGTCCATTTTCTCAGTTCGCATTTATCGCATTTACTGGATGTATATTTACTAGGGagttagtggcctagtgggtaaccagaagacccaggttcaaaccccacttactaccattgtgtccctgagcaggacacttaacgctgagtgtctccagggggggactgtccctgtaactactgattgtaaggctggtagggtactgaaagtaggctggtggtagtagcctagtgggtaacacactcgcctatgaaccagaagacccaggttcaaaccccacttactaccatcgtgtcccctgagcaagacacttaaccctgagtgtctccagggggggactgtccctgtaactactgattgtaagttgctctggataagggcgtctggtaaatgctgtaaatgtaaatgtaccagatGTCCTTTTCCAgcgcgtcttacagtcagtagagacagggacagtacccacctggagacactcagggttacgtggtagtaagtggggatcgAACCTGGGACTGCTGGTTTATAGGTGGGTACTAGCACCCCGGTTCTGCAAGGCGTGGATGTGCCGGACACCGACAGCGTCCACGCACCCTctcttcatttctctcttttcctctccatcCTCTGTCAGCCGGTGGGACTATAAATATTCCGcccctcccgctctctctctctctctctctctctctctctcccctgcaCCCTTTCCCGGCCGGAAAGTAGGGCAGTGGGCTACAGTGGGACGTGACGTCGAGGCCAC harbors:
- the nr1d4a gene encoding nuclear receptor subfamily 1, group D, member 4a, producing MRRGSRAHAPCGPAPPPPAGERRRRRRRRKSRSGPRAPGSVTDCRTRLGPRSVTCRRAATMDSSPGGVILYAGSSGSASPSPGSPSSGYQTQSPSTHSQPSSPEEVTFTEIGAFKQRGPGGATPPSPKLFFQFPEVPTHGYPHPAVAKRPYNFTGTFTKAGGMVLLCKVCGDIASGFHYGVHACEGCKGFFRRSIQQNINYKMCVKNESCQIMRMNRNRCQHCRFKKCLSVGMSRDAVRFGRIPKREKQRLLDEMRSYMSSLNESGCLDADSAPQREVPPSPDEGQSKEAIGAISRAYQDTFVGGQDRLSKRGDLRPAYQNHPPQNANFTRASHAPLYVGCPAPNACCHYPAPANQNQSSVGPPPRVNYHSFSAGESQGRSVTSCPWKPAAGSKVLACPLNACPVSAPGRSSQEVWESFSQCFTPAVREVVEFAKGIPGFQDLRQHDQVLLLKAGTFQVLMVRFCSLFHAEDRSVTFLNGQTYPLAALRALGMGSLLDAMFDFGEKLGSLGLQADEMALFMAVVLVSADRGGGGVSDARALEQLQEGLVRALRSLVTRRRPADSSAFAELLLRLPDLRALNSLHADKLLAFRVDP
- the LOC114797696 gene encoding protein lifeguard 2-like isoform X2; this encodes MTQGKLSVANKSSGGSSGTEAPPLAPPPAPPCYEEATAAGSPCCSGSYGGDGETITGLGWDDLNIRRMFVRKVYSILMVQLLVTLAIVALFTFCDPVKDYVQSNPGWYWASYAVFFSTYLTLSCCAGPRRQFPWNLILLAVFTLSLSYVTGMLSRSVMLCLGITVLVCFSVTISSFQTKICSTLSVGRCDLMPRRPAHLLHRDARLRTRSGFCSALGICSLVACCICSFGSHRLYHVPGIRHSAADGQQALHHQPRGVHLCNPQHLPGHCLHLLLLPPALWNTAGLRPPAIALFPSCL
- the LOC114797696 gene encoding protein lifeguard 2-like isoform X3, whose product is MTQGKLSVANKSSGGSSGTEAPPLAPPPAPPCYEEATAAGSPCCSGSYGGDGETITGLGWDDLNIRRMFVRKVYSILMVQLLVTLAIVALFTFCDPVKDYVQSNPGWYWASYAVFFSTYLTLSCCAGPRRQFPWNLILLAVFTLSLSYVTGMLSSFYNTRSVMLCLGITVLVCFSVTISSFQTKVDVTSCQGVLLIFCIVMLVSGLVLAFVLPLGYVPWLHAVYAALGAIVFTMFLAFDTQLLMGNKRYTISPEEYIFATLSIYLDIVYIFSFFLQLFGTRRD
- the mfsd5 gene encoding molybdate-anion transporter encodes the protein MIVTVYLTFVALGALCVGLEVASRRAPSPQAAPPAVANPAFCRFQRVFLRGYLLALWADWLQGPYLYKLYRHYSFLESQIAILYVCGLASCVLFAPVAGWLPQVLGRRRTCLIFCLSYSACCVTKLSRDYLVLVLGRVLGGLSTSLLTSAFEAWYVHRHADVHDFPKEWIPGTFSKAAAWNHALAVGAGLAANLCAEWLGLGPVAPFLLAVPALAACGWVVLTDWGREEELEGGEGPSLPRPSPPARPRFWRACLDGLRCLLSDRRVLLLGGVQALFESVLYIFVFLWTPVLDPHGPPLGIVFSCLMAASLAGSTLFRLATSAPYRLQPGHLLCLAVLLAFFSFFMLTFSTAPGQPRPRESLLAFLLLELACGLYFPAVSFLQGRVIPVERRAGVLAWFRLPLHLLACMGLLALHGEVSGTGGGEAGGGTRHMFAGCAGMMLAALLAVVSLFTLGRNDVDLRLEGTRGEGEI
- the LOC114797696 gene encoding protein lifeguard 2-like isoform X1, whose translation is MTQGKLSVANKSSGGSSGTEAPPLAPPPAPPCYEEATAAGSPCCSGSYGGDGETITGLGWDDLNIRRMFVRKVYSILMVQLLVTLAIVALFTFCDPVKDYVQSNPGWYWASYAVFFSTYLTLSCCAGPRRQFPWNLILLAVFTLSLSYVTGMLSSFYNTRSVMLCLGITVLVCFSVTISSFQTKICSTLSVGRCDLMPRRPAHLLHRDARLRTRSGFCSALGICSLVACCICSFGSHRLYHVPGIRHSAADGQQALHHQPRGVHLCNPQHLPGHCLHLLLLPPALWNTAGLRPPAIALFPSCL
- the LOC114797696 gene encoding protein lifeguard 2-like isoform X4 yields the protein MTQGKLSVANKSSGGSSGTEAPPLAPPPAPPCYEEATAAGSPCCSGSYGGDGETITGLGWDDLNIRRMFVRKVYSILMVQLLVTLAIVALFTFCDPVKDYVQSNPGWYWASYAVFFSTYLTLSCCAGPRRQFPWNLILLAVFTLSLSYVTGMLSRSVMLCLGITVLVCFSVTISSFQTKVDVTSCQGVLLIFCIVMLVSGLVLAFVLPLGYVPWLHAVYAALGAIVFTMFLAFDTQLLMGNKRYTISPEEYIFATLSIYLDIVYIFSFFLQLFGTRRD